The Candidatus Hydrogenedentota bacterium genomic interval ATGGGGAGGGCTGGTGCCTACCTTGCCTTTCCTTTGCGCCGTTGCGCCTTTGCGTTAAAGCCTCTTTAACGCCAAGACGCAAAGACGCCAAGGCGCGGGAGGAGGGCGCAGCAAGCGGCGCCCCTACGGCTCCACGCTCTGGACGCTTGCGGAAGCCCCGGCCATTCCCCTGTAGGGGCGCTGCTTGCCGCGCCCTGAGCGCACACGAAGGCCCCCGCTTGTCCGGCGGCCAGGCTCAGACGCGCTCGACGTAGGCGCCGGTGCGGGTGTCCACCTTGATGGTGTCGCCCTCGTTGATGAAGAGGGGCACTTGGACGACCGCGCCGGTCTCGAGGGTGGCGGGCTTGGTGGCGCCGGAGGACCGGTCGCCCTGGACCCCGGGGTCGGACTTGGTGATGGTGAGCACCACGTGGGAGGGAACCTTCACCGAGATGACCTTCTCGCGGTGGAACATGAGCGTGGCGTTGGTGTTTTCCTTCATCCACTTCGCGATGTCGCCCACGACGCCCGGATTCACCGCGAGCTGCTCGAAGGTGTCGTTGTCCATGAAGTGGAACAGGTCGCCGTCGTTGTAGAGGAACTGCCAGGGCTGCTCCTCGAGGCGGGCCTCGTCGAACTTCTCGCCGGAGCGGAAGGTGCGCTCGAGCACGCGCCCCGTCAGGACGTTCTTGAACCGGGTGCGGACGAAGGCCCCGCCCTTGCCGGGCTTGACGTGCTGGAACTCGACGATTTCCATGAGGTCGTTGTCCATTTCGACGACCAGTCCGTTTCTGAAGTCGGCTGTTGAGATCATGGGCGGATTACCTGTAGCTCCTTGGGCAGTTTGTTCAACACGTCGCACCCCTGCGGGGTGACGACCACGAGGTCTTCAATGCGCACGCCGCCCCGGCCGGGCAGATAGATGCCGGGCTCCACCGTCACGGCCATGCCGGGGGCGAGCACAGTGGTCGAATGCTGGTTCAGCCGGGGAAATTCATGGATTTCGAGGCCGACGCCGTGCCCGGTGCCATGCCCGAACCGGGCACCGTACCCGGCCCGTTCGATGACGTCCCGGCAGGCCCGGTCCACCGCCGCGGCGCCCGCGCCGGGCCGCACCGCGGCCAGTCCGGCGAGCTGCGCCTCCAGCACGCGGGCGTAGATGTCCTCGAACCACGCGCCGGGAATATTACCGAAAACGGCGGTGCGAGTCAAGTCGGAGCAGTATCCGTCCACGATGCAGCCGCAGTCCACCAGCACGATGTCCCCCCGTTTCAGGGGGGTGTCGCCGGGCTTTCCGTGGGGCAGCGAGCTGCGCGCGCCGAAGAGGACCGTGGTGTCGAAGGAGGCCTTCTGCGCGCCCCGTTTGCGGAACTCATGCTCCAGCAGCGCGGCGACGGCCCCCTCGGTGACGCCCTCCCGCAGTCGGCGGAAGGCCGTGGCCAGCGCGGCCTCGGCGATGTCGGTGGCCCGGCGCATCCGGGCGACCTCGTCGGCGTCCTTGACGGCGCGCAGGGGGTCCAGAAGCCCGGGGGCGGCGCGGAGCCGCCCCCCGGCGAAGGCTTTCCGCAGGCGCCCGTGGGTGGAGACGCTGATCCGGTCCGGCTCGAAGAGGGCCGACGCGCAGCCCGCCTCCGCGAGCAGGGCGCCGGCGGCGGTTTCGAGGCCGCCGGTGACCTCGCGCACGCGGCACCCCTTCGCCTGCGTCTTTGCCTGCTCGGTGTAGCGGAAGTCGCAGAGGAGCACGGCCGCGCGCGGTGTCACCACGACGGCGGAGGCGCTCCCGTGGAAGCCCGTGAGGTATTCGTTCACCGGCGGGTCCAGGCTGACGAAACCGTCGGCGCGCCGCTGGGCGACGAGCCCGCGCAGGGCC includes:
- a CDS encoding aminopeptidase P family protein, yielding MKHRIAALRGLVAQRRADGFVSLDPPVNEYLTGFHGSASAVVVTPRAAVLLCDFRYTEQAKTQAKGCRVREVTGGLETAAGALLAEAGCASALFEPDRISVSTHGRLRKAFAGGRLRAAPGLLDPLRAVKDADEVARMRRATDIAEAALATAFRRLREGVTEGAVAALLEHEFRKRGAQKASFDTTVLFGARSSLPHGKPGDTPLKRGDIVLVDCGCIVDGYCSDLTRTAVFGNIPGAWFEDIYARVLEAQLAGLAAVRPGAGAAAVDRACRDVIERAGYGARFGHGTGHGVGLEIHEFPRLNQHSTTVLAPGMAVTVEPGIYLPGRGGVRIEDLVVVTPQGCDVLNKLPKELQVIRP
- the efp gene encoding elongation factor P; translation: MISTADFRNGLVVEMDNDLMEIVEFQHVKPGKGGAFVRTRFKNVLTGRVLERTFRSGEKFDEARLEEQPWQFLYNDGDLFHFMDNDTFEQLAVNPGVVGDIAKWMKENTNATLMFHREKVISVKVPSHVVLTITKSDPGVQGDRSSGATKPATLETGAVVQVPLFINEGDTIKVDTRTGAYVERV